One segment of Candidatus Poribacteria bacterium DNA contains the following:
- a CDS encoding ABC transporter permease subunit, with protein sequence MWHIAKREIYDNLNSLRFALATVLLLGLMLINAIVHLQEHPVRMQKYHDAVTESLNRLKSRTSLYLIAQVGPGYLYKKPSSLHFCADGGEDFLADNVYGGFYAWATDDLAGFWQLDYMPATLNRQNIRPDTIKIDWGFVIGYVLSLIAILFTFDSISGEREHGTLRLTLANPVPRHTVLIGKFLGALVSISVPFVLAILMNLLVISTASEVQLGTDTWSRLGVILFIAMLYLCLFLALGLLVSSRVRRSAASLVILLLMWVTFVVFMPSTLASIASGFSPSMTYYEFNERAMQFVGELKGEYEARLQDMPKDSAQKMEFAGEYVIKDVTGRERLIHEYLAQQHAQIQLARSVTRVSPVVLVQHLLEVFAGTGFERHQQFVENVQRYAREYREFVSDMDRADPESPHIIGVYEGMSKKPISPESIPTFEDTLSLGRDFNAAAVDLLLLTLFFVVFLSGAFLAFVRVEV encoded by the coding sequence ATGTGGCATATTGCGAAACGAGAAATTTATGATAATCTGAATAGTCTCCGATTTGCGCTGGCAACAGTATTGCTTCTCGGCTTGATGCTGATCAATGCGATTGTGCATCTGCAGGAACATCCTGTGCGGATGCAGAAATATCATGATGCCGTCACAGAATCGTTGAATCGCTTAAAATCCCGAACGAGTTTGTATCTGATTGCCCAAGTGGGTCCTGGATACCTTTACAAAAAACCGTCGTCTCTCCATTTCTGTGCAGATGGCGGTGAGGACTTTTTGGCTGACAATGTCTACGGCGGATTTTACGCTTGGGCCACCGATGACTTAGCAGGCTTCTGGCAGTTAGATTATATGCCTGCGACGCTCAATCGACAAAATATTCGTCCGGACACTATCAAAATAGATTGGGGGTTTGTGATCGGGTACGTCTTGAGTCTCATTGCGATCCTGTTCACCTTTGATTCGATTTCTGGCGAACGCGAGCATGGGACACTCCGTTTGACGCTGGCAAACCCTGTCCCGCGTCATACCGTGTTGATTGGGAAATTTTTAGGCGCGTTGGTCAGTATTAGCGTCCCGTTTGTGCTCGCGATTTTGATGAACCTGTTGGTAATTTCCACGGCCAGCGAGGTCCAACTTGGTACTGATACGTGGAGCCGTTTAGGCGTTATCCTTTTCATTGCGATGCTGTACCTGTGCCTGTTTCTTGCGTTAGGTTTGTTGGTGTCGTCGCGTGTGCGGCGGAGTGCAGCGAGTCTTGTGATCCTTCTATTGATGTGGGTCACCTTCGTGGTTTTCATGCCGAGTACGCTTGCCTCTATTGCAAGCGGATTTTCACCATCAATGACTTATTATGAATTCAACGAACGCGCGATGCAATTTGTAGGTGAACTTAAGGGTGAATACGAGGCTCGTTTGCAAGACATGCCTAAGGATTCAGCGCAAAAAATGGAGTTCGCGGGTGAATATGTTATCAAAGATGTGACGGGGCGGGAACGTTTGATCCACGAATACTTAGCGCAACAGCATGCCCAAATTCAACTGGCGCGTTCTGTCACCCGCGTCTCACCAGTCGTGCTTGTCCAGCATCTTCTTGAGGTTTTTGCTGGCACTGGGTTTGAACGGCACCAACAATTCGTGGAGAACGTGCAGCGTTATGCCCGTGAATACCGAGAATTCGTCTCGGATATGGATAGAGCCGATCCCGAAAGTCCGCATATCATTGGGGTTTATGAGGGTATGTCGAAAAAGCCCATCAGCCCAGAATCAATTCCAACGTTTGAAGATACGCTCAGTCTCGGTCGCGATTTCAACGCTGCAGCAGTAGATCTGCTGTTGCTAACGTTGTTTTTCGTTGTTTTTCTCTCCGGAGCGTTCCTTGCATTTGTACGCGTTGAAGTTTAG
- a CDS encoding ABC transporter permease, protein MKLRDVITAGVKPLAQNRLRAGLSILGIFIGIAGVLCMIAIGDGGKKIIAEDIEKLGGANQFTIFTLHSSFKRGRLVRPPTERYTFKDAFAIEAECPEVLYVLPNYEDFEILVTNRNGNQTRVLLEAATADYALGMGWELQDGRFLTENDIETAAQVCVLGADSAMELFGEASPVGQEVKVRHHWPQKTVRMRVVGVMKSKGRSLTWSYSLDDALCVPLTTYQQRLTGKHDIEYLIVFFQKGGDINSISASVKDIVRKRHPRLDGFIEAYKPKLTFKRLDHIQKVIKIALGSIAGFSLFVSGVGIMNICLVSVGEKTREIGLRRSVGAKRIHIFCQFLTESICLCLCGEVLGIAGGWGAAHGMAWLAVRIVPIVETWPVVLSFSWILTSVIFSIVMGVGFGVYPAMRAAQLSPVDALHTEN, encoded by the coding sequence ATGAAACTTCGTGACGTTATCACCGCGGGTGTGAAGCCCCTCGCGCAAAATAGACTCCGTGCCGGATTGTCCATTCTCGGCATCTTCATCGGGATTGCGGGTGTGCTGTGTATGATCGCTATCGGTGATGGTGGGAAAAAGATCATCGCCGAAGATATCGAAAAACTTGGTGGTGCAAATCAGTTCACAATCTTTACGCTCCACTCCAGCTTCAAACGCGGACGGCTCGTCCGACCTCCTACTGAGCGATATACCTTTAAAGACGCTTTTGCAATTGAGGCAGAATGCCCCGAAGTACTATATGTTTTGCCCAATTATGAAGATTTTGAAATCTTGGTTACCAACCGAAATGGGAATCAAACCAGGGTCCTTTTAGAAGCTGCGACTGCAGACTATGCGCTCGGCATGGGTTGGGAGTTACAAGACGGCAGATTTCTCACCGAAAACGATATAGAAACTGCAGCACAAGTCTGTGTCTTGGGGGCAGACTCCGCTATGGAACTGTTCGGAGAAGCGTCTCCAGTCGGGCAAGAGGTAAAGGTCCGTCATCATTGGCCGCAAAAGACAGTACGGATGCGTGTTGTAGGGGTCATGAAATCCAAGGGTCGTAGCCTCACCTGGTCCTATTCCTTGGATGATGCCTTATGTGTCCCACTGACAACATATCAACAACGGCTTACAGGCAAGCACGACATTGAATACCTGATTGTCTTTTTTCAAAAGGGGGGCGATATTAACAGTATCAGTGCTTCTGTTAAGGATATCGTGCGTAAAAGACACCCGAGACTGGATGGCTTTATCGAGGCTTATAAACCGAAACTGACCTTCAAGCGGTTGGATCATATTCAAAAGGTGATAAAGATCGCCTTGGGCAGCATTGCGGGTTTCTCGCTGTTCGTCAGCGGTGTCGGTATCATGAATATCTGTCTCGTTTCTGTTGGTGAAAAGACGCGGGAGATAGGTTTAAGGAGATCAGTCGGTGCGAAACGAATTCACATTTTTTGCCAATTTTTGACGGAATCGATCTGCCTCTGTTTGTGTGGTGAGGTGCTCGGCATCGCGGGCGGTTGGGGTGCAGCACACGGAATGGCATGGCTTGCGGTGCGGATTGTGCCAATTGTGGAGACGTGGCCCGTTGTCCTCTCCTTTTCGTGGATATTGACTTCCGTTATTTTCTCGATTGTTATGGGTGTGGGGTTCGGTGTCTATCCTGCGATGCGGGCGGCGCAGCTTTCACCTGTCGACGCGCTCCACACCGAGAATTAG
- a CDS encoding ABC transporter permease subunit — MLTTLIRRELLDNLMTFRFAAAVLIMLLLVVANTFVLIKDYERRLAAYNTALKTEDRRSQGWKTYSGGRLNVARPPNPLSIFNVGLDKRLGNEIWISHSFVPTLWDTGTYKLTNPLLNLFTSIDIVFIFEVVLSLIALIFAYDAIAGERERGTLRLVLTHPVRRGQILLAKYISAMLCLLVPLLISLLLAVILLTTSTFISLSMGDFLRIGGIILSSIVYLSVFYLIGMLISAVTRRTGTALMLAMFVWGFWVLVYPNAVLAAIAPPQTSQPRMVSAYEEIKQIWEAFDRERKHFLANDAFPGEDPDFGMVDADPNWIWGSSDEYFHKDSSTLRYDYHAVSYIEELSEASKPQIPHAQDYYRFLGPQIINTAERAWLVRKQALETIFVQPAIVDRILLRGSPVGMYDAATQAWAGTDLRGLRDFFEAARRHRRTLIDYYYDKDAFGSQQWFSADKGAVDWDSLPQFSFQRSDVQINAARAFTDIFLLLIINLVLFIGIFLVFQRSEV; from the coding sequence ATGCTAACAACGCTCATCCGCCGAGAACTCCTCGATAACCTAATGACGTTCCGCTTCGCTGCAGCAGTCTTAATTATGTTGTTGCTTGTTGTCGCCAACACCTTTGTGCTTATCAAGGATTACGAGCGACGGTTAGCCGCTTACAACACGGCTCTCAAAACCGAGGATCGGCGCTCACAGGGATGGAAAACCTATTCGGGTGGAAGATTGAACGTTGCCCGTCCACCAAATCCGTTGAGTATTTTCAATGTCGGGTTGGATAAACGGCTGGGCAACGAGATTTGGATATCTCACAGTTTTGTGCCGACGCTGTGGGATACTGGAACGTATAAATTGACGAATCCACTTCTCAACCTCTTCACTTCGATTGATATTGTTTTTATTTTTGAGGTCGTTCTGAGCCTCATAGCACTTATTTTCGCCTACGATGCCATTGCTGGGGAACGCGAGCGTGGCACATTGCGTTTGGTGCTAACGCATCCGGTGCGTCGCGGTCAAATCCTGCTTGCGAAATATATCAGTGCGATGCTCTGCTTGCTTGTTCCGTTGCTGATAAGTCTACTCCTCGCGGTTATTTTGCTGACAACATCCACGTTCATTTCTCTGAGTATGGGTGATTTCCTCCGTATCGGTGGGATTATATTGAGTTCAATTGTCTATCTGTCGGTATTCTACCTCATCGGCATGCTAATTTCAGCAGTAACCCGCAGAACCGGTACTGCGCTGATGCTTGCTATGTTTGTCTGGGGATTTTGGGTGTTGGTGTATCCAAACGCGGTTCTCGCCGCGATTGCCCCTCCGCAGACTTCTCAACCACGTATGGTATCCGCTTACGAGGAAATCAAACAGATATGGGAGGCATTCGACAGAGAGCGAAAGCACTTCCTTGCGAATGATGCCTTTCCAGGGGAAGATCCGGATTTTGGTATGGTAGACGCAGATCCGAATTGGATATGGGGATCAAGTGACGAATACTTTCATAAAGATTCATCAACACTTAGGTATGATTACCACGCTGTTTCATACATTGAGGAACTTAGTGAAGCATCCAAACCGCAAATACCACACGCACAGGATTATTACCGCTTCCTCGGACCGCAGATCATCAACACCGCAGAACGCGCATGGCTTGTCCGAAAACAGGCACTCGAAACTATCTTCGTTCAACCAGCGATTGTCGATCGCATCCTCTTGAGAGGTTCACCAGTCGGGATGTACGACGCTGCAACGCAAGCGTGGGCGGGGACAGACTTGCGCGGACTCAGAGATTTTTTTGAAGCGGCGCGAAGGCACCGACGGACCTTGATAGATTATTACTATGATAAGGACGCTTTCGGATCGCAACAATGGTTTTCTGCCGACAAGGGCGCGGTGGATTGGGACAGTTTACCTCAGTTTTCTTTTCAGAGAAGCGATGTCCAAATAAATGCAGCACGTGCGTTTACAGATATTTTTCTACTGTTGATAATCAACCTCGTCCTATTCATCGGGATATTTCTGGTTTTCCAAAGAAGTGAAGTGTAG
- a CDS encoding ABC transporter ATP-binding protein codes for MEQQKESDIQLEQWNPPVKEWGPVYKAIFRAFGMIWRAGKVETVVLFFLMLIQGVLPVFILYLSKDAINMVIAITDTNDQSFWDAAPLLIGLALATVVMQIMEPIFLLVKSVLGDKMRRYVALLVMETANQHPGIAHFEDPKLHDQLQRVRRVEGSSADLVIYAFQAGSDFWALISVAIFLSLFHPLAPLLLMFCALPYALAHYKYANLFGIALQFQAPEARKLDYFRNQFLSHDTAKDVRIFGLHNFFFGKYRRIFTRVLGVLWSVRKREFRTLSLYALLGGTAVCVVYVALFRQTIRGELSVGELTAYAGAVLIIWTSMSTSLFNFAFMHHVGSFLTHLYDFLKRKPVIKMTPKAFAKKAPRPFQKGIELRNVSFSYPNTDRKILDGICLNIHAGETVAIVGKNGAGKTTLVKLITRMYDPSDGDIHLDNVPIHHYDLDDLRAQMSVVDQSFLKYQLSAQENIGLGNVDRLSELEHIKEAAEKAGADFIDQLPKGYETVLSRQFEDGTELSGGQWQKIALARALTRDAQLLILDEPTAALDVRSEHDIYARFQELTKEKTTVLISHRMSTVRMAERILVLDDGKVIEEGSHEKLMKDNGLYARLYTLQAEHYDV; via the coding sequence ATGGAACAACAGAAAGAATCTGACATCCAACTTGAACAGTGGAATCCTCCTGTAAAAGAATGGGGTCCAGTATACAAAGCGATTTTCCGCGCCTTCGGCATGATATGGCGCGCAGGAAAAGTTGAGACAGTCGTCCTGTTTTTCCTAATGCTCATCCAAGGCGTGTTACCGGTCTTCATCCTTTACTTAAGCAAGGATGCAATTAATATGGTCATCGCTATCACTGATACGAACGATCAGAGTTTTTGGGACGCGGCTCCACTTTTGATTGGATTAGCACTTGCCACAGTCGTCATGCAAATAATGGAGCCGATTTTTCTTCTCGTGAAAAGCGTCCTTGGTGATAAGATGCGTCGGTATGTGGCACTCCTCGTCATGGAAACTGCCAACCAACATCCAGGCATCGCACACTTTGAAGATCCAAAACTGCATGACCAACTCCAACGGGTTCGGCGTGTCGAAGGAAGTAGTGCCGACTTAGTTATCTACGCTTTTCAGGCTGGCAGCGATTTTTGGGCACTGATTTCCGTAGCCATCTTCCTATCCTTGTTTCATCCACTGGCACCCCTCCTTCTAATGTTTTGCGCGTTACCCTACGCATTAGCGCACTATAAATACGCAAACCTCTTTGGAATCGCGCTTCAATTTCAAGCACCTGAGGCTCGAAAACTCGATTACTTCAGAAATCAGTTCCTCTCTCACGATACCGCTAAAGATGTGCGTATTTTTGGGCTACACAATTTCTTTTTTGGAAAGTATCGGCGTATCTTTACTCGGGTTCTCGGCGTGCTCTGGTCTGTCCGAAAGCGTGAGTTTCGTACGCTTTCACTCTATGCCTTATTGGGCGGTACAGCCGTGTGTGTCGTGTATGTTGCCCTTTTTCGACAGACGATTCGCGGCGAGTTAAGTGTCGGTGAACTCACTGCCTACGCGGGTGCCGTCCTTATCATCTGGACGAGCATGAGCACCTCCCTTTTCAACTTCGCCTTTATGCACCACGTTGGGAGTTTTTTAACCCACCTTTATGATTTTCTTAAAAGGAAGCCAGTCATTAAAATGACCCCGAAAGCGTTCGCCAAAAAGGCACCACGCCCCTTTCAAAAAGGCATTGAATTGAGAAATGTCTCCTTTTCTTATCCAAACACAGACCGAAAGATTTTGGACGGTATTTGCTTGAACATTCACGCTGGAGAAACCGTCGCCATCGTTGGAAAAAATGGTGCTGGCAAAACGACCTTAGTGAAATTAATCACACGAATGTATGATCCGAGTGATGGAGATATTCATCTCGATAATGTCCCCATTCATCACTATGATCTGGACGATCTACGCGCCCAAATGAGCGTCGTGGATCAGAGTTTTCTCAAATACCAACTCAGTGCACAGGAAAATATCGGCCTTGGTAATGTTGACCGACTTTCTGAATTAGAGCATATCAAGGAAGCCGCGGAAAAAGCAGGTGCCGATTTTATCGACCAACTCCCAAAGGGATATGAAACCGTCCTCTCGCGTCAGTTTGAAGATGGAACAGAACTCTCAGGTGGACAATGGCAAAAAATAGCACTTGCTCGCGCCCTCACTCGAGACGCGCAACTCCTCATCTTGGATGAACCCACCGCAGCCCTTGATGTCCGTAGTGAGCACGATATCTATGCCCGGTTTCAGGAATTAACGAAAGAGAAAACAACCGTCCTGATTTCTCATCGCATGTCAACTGTACGTATGGCGGAGCGAATCCTTGTTCTTGATGATGGAAAAGTGATCGAAGAAGGGTCTCACGAAAAATTGATGAAAGACAACGGATTATATGCCCGACTCTACACCCTCCAAGCGGAACATTACGATGTTTAA
- a CDS encoding RNA polymerase sigma factor, giving the protein MERGDDVQLIREILSGNDAAFSTLVEKYQKSIHALAWRKINDFHYAEEIMQDTFLKAYKKLPTLRNPNQFAGWLHVTANRLCIDWLRKQKRQQEQKLVMQSLEDTRPEEIEESSYTHHISEQRMTESTERYHELVQKLLEKLPENERAVVTLYYLDEMSTKEIGKLLEVSVNTITSRLQRARKRLRTDHEFLDQEFFGHLQLSDNLKENVMRQLEEIRNKFDAFIEQVKSDPASRADILTEACNEIEDALKGEITPELVHLAADEIYPYMGKLGMEKRISLLRKYMEDAPNDTERFWSREALVYSLASLERNREAIEEHARLYRWTCQHLPDKYVLEAASTLSVAGCWAAEDRIDDWIQLYNDASERLENPGVSYFSRGEFLQTGIDVLRGNDRFDEALLEIEKLEHANNEPDSKHYFQFWLIVKENRLLMYGKQGDWDRFDQIFTEVRTYLEGELKKLDAGQPVNLSNLMWLAHDIGCCLLWSKKYNEAKHFLQAAIDLEDDNHYAHFQLAASIWASEKDREKTLHHLKVAQDYYVRNPYNQDTYYPNFLETPEFSDVKDDEAFLKVLGQK; this is encoded by the coding sequence GTGGAAAGAGGAGACGATGTTCAATTGATCCGCGAAATTTTATCGGGCAACGACGCTGCATTCAGCACCTTGGTCGAAAAGTACCAAAAGAGTATTCACGCCCTTGCATGGCGAAAGATTAACGATTTCCACTATGCGGAAGAGATCATGCAAGACACCTTCCTTAAGGCATACAAAAAACTGCCAACACTCAGGAACCCCAATCAATTTGCCGGGTGGCTTCATGTTACCGCAAATCGGCTTTGCATTGATTGGTTACGAAAGCAAAAGCGGCAGCAAGAACAAAAACTTGTGATGCAATCGTTGGAGGACACACGCCCGGAAGAAATCGAGGAATCCTCTTATACACATCATATATCGGAACAGCGGATGACAGAGAGCACCGAACGTTACCATGAACTTGTCCAAAAACTTTTGGAAAAACTTCCAGAGAATGAACGCGCAGTTGTAACACTCTACTATCTCGACGAAATGTCAACGAAAGAGATCGGCAAACTCTTGGAAGTGTCGGTGAATACAATTACGAGTAGACTCCAACGCGCGCGAAAGCGTTTACGAACAGACCACGAATTCTTAGATCAAGAATTCTTCGGTCATTTACAATTATCAGATAATCTGAAGGAGAACGTCATGAGACAATTAGAAGAAATTCGCAACAAGTTCGATGCCTTCATAGAACAAGTAAAATCCGATCCCGCATCAAGAGCGGATATTCTTACAGAAGCCTGTAACGAGATTGAAGATGCCCTTAAGGGTGAAATCACGCCTGAATTGGTGCATCTTGCTGCCGATGAAATATACCCCTATATGGGTAAACTTGGCATGGAAAAACGGATATCTCTACTCCGTAAGTATATGGAGGATGCACCAAATGATACGGAGCGTTTCTGGTCGCGTGAGGCGTTGGTTTACAGTCTCGCTTCTCTTGAAAGAAATCGAGAAGCTATTGAGGAACACGCTCGGCTTTACCGTTGGACGTGCCAGCACTTGCCAGATAAATATGTGTTGGAGGCTGCCTCCACTTTAAGCGTAGCTGGATGTTGGGCGGCGGAAGATCGTATAGATGACTGGATTCAACTTTATAATGACGCCTCTGAACGATTAGAGAACCCTGGCGTGAGTTACTTCAGTCGTGGCGAGTTCCTCCAAACCGGAATAGATGTCCTACGAGGCAACGACAGGTTCGATGAGGCACTCCTTGAAATAGAAAAGTTAGAACATGCTAACAATGAACCCGATTCAAAGCATTATTTTCAATTCTGGTTGATTGTGAAAGAAAATCGACTTCTCATGTACGGTAAACAGGGAGATTGGGATCGTTTCGATCAAATTTTTACGGAAGTGCGTACATATCTGGAAGGAGAGTTGAAAAAACTGGATGCGGGTCAACCTGTAAATCTCAGCAACCTTATGTGGCTTGCTCACGATATCGGTTGTTGTCTGTTGTGGTCAAAGAAGTATAACGAGGCGAAACACTTCCTACAAGCCGCCATTGATTTGGAAGATGACAACCATTATGCCCACTTCCAACTTGCCGCAAGCATCTGGGCTTCTGAGAAGGACAGAGAAAAAACTTTACATCATCTAAAAGTCGCTCAGGATTACTATGTGAGAAATCCTTATAATCAGGATACATACTACCCGAATTTCCTTGAGACACCTGAATTTTCAGATGTAAAGGATGATGAAGCGTTTCTGAAGGTGCTCGGCCAGAAGTAG
- a CDS encoding ABC transporter ATP-binding protein: MFKKLLSWKTLAVDTVKMSLKVLAFAWQTSAKRTSLLLLFLVISSSLPATSAFLLNHLVNDVVAIVKTGTALETTTILLGIGCILCNILPFIMNPASDVVRSTLSDLLIADIDEQVMKKASQLTGLAYFDENKFYDQLRFLRENSTLLEGMLWVLSSTISNGITLISLLSLTVTINPFIPIVMLLVALPHLFAEYRHHQYAFDTRWDQLPESRQLGYFHGLLFNLESVKEIKLFNLGAYFINRYRELFDTLFKRFLSVRISHTKITLLFTLLHGIGLTLLYIYVVLIAFQGKITVGEVAMYFSIVNGLQAAFWQLTLKIGNLTGSTIEFHTLSSFFELEPTVKTGESAEAFSHINRTIEFRNVSFRYPGRENTVFSDISFSVNAGETLAIVGENGAGKTTLIKLLCRFYDPTEGQIFIDDVPLHQYHLESLRQKIAPVFQDFSHFFLTAAENIGIGNVEQVNNESAVIQAAEQGQADTVVSQLSDGYQTLLGRHFDGGTDLSGGEWQKIAISRAFMRDAEILILDEPTAALDAESEYALFQRFKTLTQGVTTLLISHRFSTVRMADRILVIDEGKILEEGTHEQLMNKGGRYATLYRMQSEKYQ; encoded by the coding sequence ATGTTTAAAAAACTACTTTCTTGGAAGACATTGGCCGTCGATACTGTGAAAATGAGTCTGAAGGTACTTGCCTTCGCTTGGCAGACTTCAGCCAAACGCACCTCTTTACTTTTGCTGTTTCTTGTTATTTCCAGCAGTCTTCCCGCGACTTCCGCGTTCCTGCTCAATCACCTCGTCAACGACGTGGTAGCCATCGTAAAGACCGGAACTGCACTGGAAACGACAACAATCCTTCTCGGCATCGGCTGTATCCTCTGTAACATCCTTCCGTTCATTATGAATCCAGCATCAGATGTTGTTCGCTCTACGCTCTCAGATCTGCTCATTGCTGACATAGACGAGCAGGTCATGAAAAAAGCATCGCAACTCACCGGACTGGCATACTTTGATGAGAACAAATTTTACGATCAACTCCGCTTCCTCAGAGAAAACTCAACGCTCCTTGAAGGCATGCTTTGGGTGCTGTCATCCACGATTAGCAACGGCATTACGCTCATTTCGCTCTTAAGTTTAACGGTAACAATCAACCCCTTTATCCCGATTGTAATGCTCCTCGTCGCTTTACCCCATCTCTTCGCAGAATATCGCCATCACCAATACGCTTTTGACACCCGTTGGGACCAGCTGCCGGAATCCCGTCAATTGGGATACTTCCATGGACTCCTTTTTAATCTTGAGTCCGTAAAAGAGATAAAACTCTTTAATCTGGGTGCCTACTTTATCAATCGGTACCGGGAACTTTTTGATACACTTTTCAAACGATTCCTGTCTGTGAGAATCTCACACACCAAAATCACCCTGCTTTTTACACTCCTACACGGTATCGGACTCACACTTCTCTACATCTACGTCGTGCTGATCGCGTTTCAAGGGAAGATTACCGTTGGCGAGGTAGCAATGTATTTTTCGATTGTGAATGGCTTACAGGCGGCGTTCTGGCAGCTGACCTTAAAAATTGGGAATCTGACCGGCTCCACAATAGAATTTCATACTTTATCATCCTTCTTCGAGTTGGAGCCTACTGTGAAAACCGGTGAGTCCGCCGAAGCATTTTCCCACATTAACCGAACCATCGAATTCAGGAACGTCTCTTTCCGGTATCCGGGACGTGAGAACACCGTGTTCAGCGACATCTCCTTCTCAGTAAATGCTGGAGAGACGCTCGCCATCGTTGGCGAAAACGGTGCTGGTAAAACGACACTTATAAAACTCCTCTGCCGTTTTTATGACCCAACAGAGGGACAGATATTCATCGACGATGTCCCCTTACATCAGTATCACCTTGAGAGTCTACGCCAGAAAATTGCCCCAGTCTTTCAGGATTTTTCACACTTTTTCCTAACCGCGGCGGAAAACATCGGTATCGGGAACGTAGAACAGGTCAACAACGAATCGGCGGTGATTCAGGCAGCGGAGCAAGGTCAAGCAGATACCGTCGTTTCACAACTATCTGATGGATATCAAACTTTACTGGGACGGCATTTTGACGGCGGCACCGATTTATCCGGCGGAGAGTGGCAGAAAATCGCCATCTCACGTGCCTTTATGAGGGACGCAGAAATCTTAATCTTGGATGAACCGACAGCCGCTCTCGATGCAGAATCCGAATATGCTCTCTTTCAACGTTTCAAAACGCTCACACAAGGCGTGACAACGTTGTTAATCTCCCATCGTTTCTCAACAGTTCGTATGGCAGACAGGATTCTCGTCATTGACGAAGGGAAAATCCTTGAGGAAGGTACCCACGAACAACTGATGAACAAAGGCGGTAGGTATGCAACACTCTACCGAATGCAGTCAGAAAAGTATCAATGA